One window of Terriglobia bacterium genomic DNA carries:
- a CDS encoding nucleotidyltransferase family protein, which translates to MPTMRTPELELLLACASAQDGALCAGGWFAQRVDWDRFFEEAERHSVMPLVHRALAEHPEVPAGVRERLEKHFHESTRRSLFLTAELLRLLDAFAAGDVPVLPYKGPVLAQALYGDVALRNFTDLDFLVRRADVLRAAELLERAGYSPDPRVDSARLSSHLAFACEQMFRRTAGAGLVEIQWRIAPRYFSVEFDTEWLFRTAVAASLESRQVQSLSPEALLLMLSVHGAKHEWERLGWIADIAQLLRTYPRLDWDAIFQMARGLGIERLTLLALALAQDLLGVRLAATVGQQVSADRELPLLCRTVERRLAVEARGVPEVSGHWFTLRARERWRDRLRYVMLLALTPSPRDWALLPLPRGLSPLYFALRPLRLAGRACRGIWRRT; encoded by the coding sequence GTGCCGACAATGCGGACGCCGGAGCTCGAACTGCTCCTGGCCTGTGCAAGCGCTCAGGACGGTGCGCTCTGCGCTGGCGGGTGGTTTGCCCAACGTGTCGACTGGGATCGTTTTTTCGAAGAGGCGGAGCGCCACTCGGTCATGCCACTGGTGCACCGCGCGCTGGCCGAGCATCCGGAAGTTCCGGCCGGGGTTCGTGAACGGCTGGAGAAGCATTTTCACGAGAGCACTCGCCGCAGCCTGTTTTTAACCGCGGAGTTGCTGCGCTTGCTGGACGCGTTCGCAGCAGGCGACGTTCCGGTGTTGCCCTACAAGGGGCCGGTACTGGCGCAGGCGCTCTACGGCGACGTCGCTCTGCGGAACTTCACCGACCTTGATTTCCTGGTGCGCCGCGCGGATGTCCTGCGCGCGGCGGAACTGCTGGAGAGGGCGGGCTACTCCCCTGATCCGCGGGTGGATTCGGCGCGCCTGTCGTCCCATTTGGCGTTCGCTTGCGAGCAGATGTTTCGGCGCACGGCGGGAGCCGGTTTGGTGGAAATCCAGTGGCGCATTGCACCAAGATATTTCTCGGTGGAGTTTGACACCGAGTGGTTATTCCGGACGGCAGTGGCTGCCTCGCTGGAATCGCGTCAAGTGCAGTCCCTGTCTCCCGAGGCCCTGCTCCTGATGTTGTCCGTTCACGGTGCGAAGCACGAATGGGAGCGGCTGGGATGGATTGCGGACATCGCGCAGTTGCTTCGTACCTATCCCAGACTCGATTGGGATGCCATTTTCCAGATGGCTCGCGGGCTGGGAATCGAGCGCCTGACGCTGCTGGCTCTGGCTCTTGCCCAAGACCTGCTGGGCGTCCGCCTGGCGGCCACGGTCGGTCAGCAGGTGTCGGCGGATCGGGAGCTGCCGCTGCTTTGCCGAACCGTGGAGCGCCGACTTGCGGTGGAGGCGCGTGGGGTACCCGAGGTTTCCGGTCACTGGTTCACACTGCGTGCTCGGGAGCGCTGGCGTGATCGCTTGCGCTACGTCATGCTGTTGGCCCTGACCCCGAGCCCGCGGGATTGGGCGCTGCTGCCGTTGCCTCGGGGGCTCTCGCCGCTGTACTTTGCCCTTCGACCGCTGCGGCTTGCGGGTAGAGCCTGCCGAGGGATTTGGCGGCGCACCTAA